In Glandiceps talaboti chromosome 16, keGlaTala1.1, whole genome shotgun sequence, a single window of DNA contains:
- the LOC144447295 gene encoding uncharacterized protein LOC144447295, translating into MGLNIYLTAGLLISLCAVYSVQAGNCDFDGFEPYSCPRPNTSDTESDSLCCIVNNQPSCCDEVLAAWAIALIVLAALLFIAIIVGVCACCCGFCACIANCCRPSTYHYQSV; encoded by the exons ATGGGTCTCAACATCTACCTTACAGCGGGCCTCTTAATATCACTTTGTGCTGTATACA GTGTACAGGCAGGGAATTGTGACTTTGACGGATTTGAGCCTTATTCATGTCCTCGTCCCAATACTAGCGATACAGAATCAGATTCATTATGCTGTATAGTAAATAATCAACCTTCATGTTGCGATGAAGTACTTGC GGCCTGGGCTATAGCATTGATAGTGCTTGCTGCTTTGCTATTCATTGCAATAATTGTTGGTGTCTGTGCTTGTTGTTGTGGATTCTGCGCATGTATCGCCAATTGTTGCAGACCGTCAACATACCACTACCAGTCAGTGTAG